The following are encoded together in the Erwinia sp. E602 genome:
- a CDS encoding flavin reductase family protein, with product MIATNLKEPALTTRYSYQPARGHGLPHDPLNAIIGPRPIGWISSQNAAGQRNLAPYSFFNCFNYHPPIIGFASSGWKDSVANIVETGEFVWNLATRTLAVPMNESSASLPRGEDEFAFAGLTPLPASLINVSMVAESPVNFECRLTQCIQLQSADGEKLPSWLVLGEAVAIHIDEALLENGIYQTAKAEPILRAGGPSAYYGISEDLRFDMTRPDARKA from the coding sequence ATGATCGCAACGAACCTCAAGGAGCCTGCTTTGACGACCCGCTACTCATATCAACCGGCACGCGGCCACGGCCTGCCGCACGACCCGCTGAACGCCATTATCGGGCCACGGCCGATCGGCTGGATCAGCTCGCAGAACGCCGCCGGCCAGCGTAACCTGGCACCCTACAGCTTTTTTAACTGCTTTAACTACCATCCGCCGATCATCGGCTTTGCCAGCAGCGGCTGGAAGGACAGCGTGGCCAACATCGTGGAAACCGGGGAATTTGTCTGGAACCTGGCGACCCGCACGCTGGCGGTGCCGATGAATGAGAGCTCGGCATCGCTGCCGCGTGGCGAGGATGAGTTCGCCTTTGCCGGCCTGACGCCGCTGCCTGCCAGCCTGATTAACGTCAGCATGGTGGCAGAAAGCCCGGTCAACTTTGAGTGTCGTCTGACCCAGTGCATTCAGCTGCAGTCGGCGGACGGCGAAAAGCTGCCCAGCTGGCTGGTGCTGGGTGAAGCGGTGGCGATCCATATCGACGAGGCGCTGCTGGAAAACGGCATCTACCAGACCGCGAAGGCGGAGCCGATTCTGCGCGCCGGTGGGCCGAGCGCCTACTACGGCATCAGTGAGGATCTGCGTTTCGATATGACGCGGCCGGACGCGCGTAAAGCCTGA
- the ybiO gene encoding mechanosensitive channel protein gives MSGITPSLRALLQSMLLLLLLASPFTHAVTLPAAAVAASQSTQPAAASENAPDIADKKAAYAALANILENDSARKELIDQLRSASVTPPVNNEPVLTPPQEAEDKTVLQGVTDVSRHFGGEFAARLQALHHNITNAPHKPFNQATFFNAVSHFAMLAAALFAFYWLIRLAVTPLYRRMGDWGHRKNSARNNWLQLPAMIAGAFVIDLLLLALALFTGQILIDNMNGGSRTIAYQQGLFLNAFALIEFFKAVLRLLFCPRYPQLRFFHLADNRAHYWNTRLSWLSGLIGYGLLVIVPIVSNQVNVQIGALTNVVIMGLITVWALYLIFHNRLNIRHELHRLADRSLAFFGLFIRAFALVWHWLASAYFIALFFMSLFNPGDSLQFMMSATVRSLAIVAIGALVSGMLTRWINKTIILSPETQRSYPALQQRINGWVSALLKLARIVSVFAVTLMLLSAWHLFDLWHWLTVGAGEKVVDVLIRIVVILFFSAVGWTLLASLIESRLASDSHGRQMPSARTRTLLTLFRNALAVVISTITIMILLSELGVNIAPLLAGAGALGLAISFGSQTLVKDIITGVFIQFENGMNTGDLVTIGAITGTVERMSIRSVGVRQDTGAYHIIPWSSITTFANFVRGIGSFVANYDVDRQQDSEQVNATLQAAVQELLEDNAIRSLVIGEPSFAGLVGLSNQAFTVRVSFTTQPLKQWTVRFALDAMVKKHFDAAGIKAPYQTVQVMQSGVDVAGAAGVQALAAPVP, from the coding sequence ATGTCAGGAATTACGCCATCGCTTCGCGCGCTGCTGCAATCAATGCTGTTACTGTTACTGCTCGCCAGCCCGTTTACCCATGCCGTTACCCTGCCCGCCGCCGCCGTGGCGGCTTCGCAAAGCACGCAACCTGCGGCCGCCAGCGAGAACGCACCGGACATCGCGGACAAAAAAGCCGCCTATGCCGCGCTGGCCAATATTCTGGAAAACGACAGCGCCAGAAAAGAGCTGATCGACCAGCTGCGCAGCGCCTCTGTTACCCCACCGGTTAACAACGAGCCGGTGCTGACGCCGCCGCAGGAGGCGGAGGATAAAACGGTGCTGCAGGGCGTTACCGACGTCAGCCGTCACTTCGGCGGCGAGTTTGCCGCCCGGCTGCAGGCGCTGCACCACAATATTACCAACGCGCCGCACAAGCCGTTTAACCAGGCCACCTTCTTCAACGCGGTCAGCCACTTTGCCATGCTGGCGGCGGCGCTGTTCGCCTTCTACTGGCTGATACGCCTGGCCGTGACGCCGCTCTATCGCCGCATGGGCGACTGGGGGCACAGGAAAAACAGCGCGCGCAACAACTGGCTGCAGCTGCCGGCGATGATTGCCGGCGCGTTCGTGATCGACCTGCTGCTGCTGGCGCTGGCGCTGTTTACAGGCCAGATCCTCATCGACAATATGAACGGCGGCAGCCGCACCATCGCCTACCAGCAGGGGTTATTCCTCAACGCCTTTGCCCTGATCGAGTTCTTCAAGGCGGTGCTGCGGCTGCTGTTCTGCCCGCGCTACCCGCAGCTGCGCTTCTTCCACCTTGCGGATAACCGCGCCCACTACTGGAATACCCGCCTGAGCTGGCTGAGCGGGCTGATCGGTTACGGCCTGCTGGTGATCGTGCCGATCGTCTCGAACCAGGTGAACGTGCAGATCGGCGCGCTGACCAACGTGGTGATTATGGGGCTGATTACCGTCTGGGCGCTGTACCTGATTTTCCACAACCGGCTGAATATCCGCCACGAACTGCACCGGCTGGCCGACCGTTCGCTGGCCTTCTTTGGCCTGTTTATTCGCGCCTTTGCCCTGGTGTGGCACTGGCTGGCCAGCGCCTACTTTATCGCGCTGTTCTTTATGTCGCTGTTTAACCCCGGCGACAGCCTGCAGTTTATGATGTCGGCCACCGTGCGTTCGCTGGCGATTGTCGCCATCGGCGCGCTGGTCTCCGGCATGCTGACCCGCTGGATCAACAAGACCATCATCCTCTCGCCGGAGACGCAGCGCAGCTACCCGGCGCTGCAGCAGCGCATCAACGGCTGGGTCTCGGCACTGCTCAAGCTGGCCCGCATCGTCAGCGTGTTTGCGGTAACGCTGATGCTGCTCAGCGCCTGGCACCTGTTTGACCTGTGGCACTGGCTGACGGTGGGGGCCGGCGAAAAGGTGGTGGACGTGCTGATCCGCATCGTGGTGATCCTGTTCTTCTCGGCGGTCGGCTGGACCCTGCTGGCCAGCCTGATCGAGAGCCGGCTGGCCTCTGACTCGCACGGCCGGCAGATGCCGAGCGCGCGCACCCGCACCCTGCTGACGCTGTTCCGTAACGCGCTGGCGGTGGTGATCAGCACCATCACCATTATGATCCTGCTCTCTGAACTGGGGGTAAACATCGCGCCGCTGCTGGCCGGTGCCGGCGCGCTCGGCCTCGCCATCTCCTTCGGTTCACAGACGCTGGTGAAGGATATTATTACCGGGGTGTTTATTCAGTTTGAAAACGGCATGAACACCGGCGACCTGGTGACCATCGGCGCGATTACCGGCACCGTGGAGCGCATGTCGATCCGCTCGGTCGGCGTGCGTCAGGACACCGGGGCCTACCACATCATTCCGTGGTCCTCGATCACCACCTTCGCAAACTTCGTGCGCGGCATCGGCTCGTTTGTCGCCAACTACGACGTCGACCGTCAGCAGGACAGCGAACAGGTTAACGCCACGCTGCAGGCGGCGGTGCAGGAGCTGCTGGAGGATAACGCGATTCGCAGCCTGGTGATCGGCGAGCCGTCGTTTGCCGGACTGGTGGGGCTGAGCAACCAGGCGTTTACCGTACGCGTGTCGTTCACCACCCAGCCGCTGAAGCAGTGGACGGTGCGCTTTGCGCTGGACGCGATGGTGAAAAAACACTTTGACGCGGCGGGCATCAAAGCACCGTATCAGACGGTGCAGGTGATGCAGAGCGGAGTGGACGTGGCCGGTGCCGCCGGCGTACAGGCGCTGGCGGCACCTGTCCCTTAA
- the hutG gene encoding N-formylglutamate deformylase, with amino-acid sequence MKPFEFSSGTLPLLVSIPHAGTALTPEVEAGLTDAARLLPDTDWHIPRLYEFVQSLGASVLVGNYSRFVVDVNRPADNQALYTTATTGLFPETLFDGSPTFRTGQAPDEAIRQRDLRQIWQPYHDQLAQELARLKQRFGYVLLFDAHSIASVIPRLFDGQLPDINLGTNDGASCSQAIADRLTGICQQQSQFSWVLNGRFKGGYITRAYGQPENRQQAVQLELAQVNYMDEQPPFGWREDKQRQLQPLLQGLIEGYLEEAAR; translated from the coding sequence ATGAAACCATTTGAATTTAGTTCCGGCACGCTGCCGCTGCTGGTCAGTATTCCCCACGCCGGCACCGCACTGACCCCCGAAGTTGAGGCCGGCCTGACCGACGCCGCGCGGCTGCTGCCCGACACCGACTGGCATATTCCACGGCTGTACGAATTTGTGCAGTCGCTCGGTGCCAGCGTGCTGGTCGGCAACTACTCGCGCTTTGTGGTGGATGTGAACCGCCCGGCGGATAACCAGGCGCTGTACACCACGGCCACCACCGGGCTGTTCCCGGAGACGCTGTTTGACGGCAGCCCGACCTTCCGCACCGGCCAGGCTCCCGATGAGGCCATTCGTCAGCGTGACCTGCGGCAGATCTGGCAGCCGTACCATGACCAGCTGGCTCAGGAGCTGGCCCGGCTGAAACAGCGCTTCGGCTACGTGCTGCTGTTTGACGCCCATTCGATTGCCTCGGTTATCCCGCGGCTGTTTGACGGCCAGCTGCCGGATATCAACCTCGGCACCAATGACGGTGCCAGCTGCAGCCAGGCCATCGCCGATCGGCTGACCGGCATCTGCCAGCAGCAGTCGCAGTTTAGCTGGGTGCTGAACGGGCGGTTTAAGGGTGGCTATATTACCCGCGCCTACGGTCAGCCGGAAAATCGCCAGCAGGCGGTGCAGCTGGAGCTGGCACAGGTCAATTATATGGATGAGCAGCCGCCGTTTGGCTGGCGCGAGGATAAACAGCGCCAGCTACAGCCGCTGCTACAGGGCCTGATTGAGGGCTATCTGGAAGAAGCTGCGCGCTGA
- the rlmF gene encoding 23S rRNA (adenine(1618)-N(6))-methyltransferase RlmF → MKTPAEKDLLHPRNRHRGRYDFAALIASHPPLAAFVAVNNWGSESIDFANPLAVKTLNQALLRHFYQIDHWDIPDGFLCPPVPGRADYIHHLADLLAEDNRRVVPREINVLDVGCGANLIYPLIGHAEYRWRFTGSEVSEQAMASANAIISGNPGLNRAIRLRRQKEANAIFSGVIHKNDLYQAVLCNPPFHASAADARAGSQRKLRNLGLDRSAPLNFGGQQDELWCEGGEVAFITRMIEESAGVARQCVWFTSLVSRKENLPALWRALEEAEVAAVRTIDMAQGQKQSRFIAWSFMEQPQRSRLLGKSPA, encoded by the coding sequence ATGAAAACCCCTGCCGAGAAAGACCTTCTCCACCCGCGTAACCGCCACCGCGGCCGCTATGATTTTGCTGCGCTGATCGCCAGCCACCCGCCGCTGGCGGCGTTTGTTGCCGTGAATAACTGGGGCAGCGAGTCGATCGACTTCGCTAATCCGCTGGCGGTGAAAACCCTCAACCAGGCGCTGCTGCGGCACTTTTATCAGATCGACCACTGGGATATTCCGGACGGCTTCCTCTGCCCGCCGGTCCCCGGCCGTGCCGACTATATCCATCACCTGGCCGATCTGCTGGCCGAAGATAACCGCCGCGTGGTGCCGCGTGAGATCAACGTGCTGGACGTCGGCTGCGGTGCCAACCTGATCTATCCGCTGATCGGCCATGCCGAGTACCGCTGGCGATTCACCGGCAGCGAAGTCAGCGAACAGGCGATGGCCTCGGCGAACGCGATTATCAGCGGCAATCCGGGGCTGAACCGCGCCATCCGCCTGCGCCGGCAGAAAGAGGCTAACGCCATTTTTAGCGGCGTGATTCACAAAAATGATTTGTATCAGGCCGTTCTCTGCAACCCGCCGTTCCACGCCTCCGCCGCCGACGCGCGCGCGGGCAGCCAGCGTAAGCTGCGCAACCTCGGCCTTGACCGCAGCGCGCCGCTGAACTTTGGCGGCCAGCAGGACGAGCTGTGGTGTGAGGGCGGCGAAGTGGCCTTTATCACCCGGATGATCGAAGAGAGCGCCGGCGTTGCACGCCAGTGCGTGTGGTTCACCTCGCTGGTGTCGCGCAAAGAGAACCTGCCGGCGCTGTGGCGGGCGCTGGAGGAGGCGGAGGTCGCCGCTGTGCGTACCATCGATATGGCCCAGGGGCAGAAGCAGAGCCGCTTTATCGCCTGGAGCTTTATGGAACAGCCGCAGCGCTCCCGCCTGCTGGGCAAGTCCCCCGCTTAA
- a CDS encoding 5'-3'-deoxyribonucleotidase, whose amino-acid sequence MKRIAIDMDEVIADFHPKLVTTWNNHFAQQLTADELNLFDLQQKDPHKLSEIFALASDPEFFGDLAVIADSQRVIARLSQHYDIFITTAAMELPSSFNAKFRWLNTHFPDIKPRNIVFCGDKSIIRADYMIDDNAKNFVNFCGEGILYSAAHNRHVTGYRRVENWQEIETLLL is encoded by the coding sequence ATGAAACGTATCGCGATTGACATGGATGAAGTGATTGCCGATTTTCATCCCAAGCTGGTCACCACCTGGAACAACCATTTCGCGCAGCAGCTCACCGCAGACGAGCTCAACCTGTTCGATCTGCAGCAGAAGGATCCGCACAAGCTGTCAGAGATTTTTGCGCTGGCCAGCGATCCGGAGTTTTTTGGCGACCTGGCGGTGATTGCCGACAGCCAGCGGGTGATTGCCCGACTCAGCCAGCACTACGACATTTTTATCACGACCGCCGCGATGGAGCTACCCAGCTCGTTTAACGCCAAATTCCGCTGGCTGAATACCCATTTCCCGGATATCAAGCCGCGCAATATCGTGTTCTGCGGGGATAAAAGTATTATCAGGGCCGACTATATGATCGACGATAATGCGAAGAACTTCGTGAATTTCTGTGGTGAAGGGATCCTCTACTCCGCCGCGCATAACCGCCATGTGACCGGCTATCGCCGGGTGGAAAACTGGCAGGAGATCGAAACGCTGCTGCTATAA
- the glnQ gene encoding glutamine ABC transporter ATP-binding protein GlnQ, whose product MIEFKNVSKHFGQTQVLHDIDLKINQGEVVVIIGPSGSGKSTLLRCINKLEEITSGELIVDGLKVNDPKVDDRLIRQEAGMVFQQFHLFPQMSALDNVAFGPIRVRGAKKEDAQRLARELLGKVGLAERANHFPSELSGGQQQRVAIARALAVKPKMMLFDEPTSALDPELRHEVLKVMQDLAEEGMTMVIVTHEVGFAQKVASRLIFIDKGRIAEDGNPDELITNPPSARLREFLQHVS is encoded by the coding sequence GTGATTGAATTTAAAAACGTATCCAAGCACTTCGGTCAGACCCAGGTGCTGCACGACATCGACCTGAAAATCAATCAGGGTGAAGTGGTGGTGATTATCGGCCCGAGCGGCTCCGGTAAATCGACCCTGCTGCGCTGCATCAACAAGCTGGAAGAGATCACCAGCGGCGAGCTGATCGTCGACGGCCTGAAGGTTAACGACCCGAAAGTGGATGACCGCCTGATCCGTCAGGAAGCCGGCATGGTGTTCCAGCAGTTCCACCTGTTCCCGCAGATGAGCGCGCTGGACAACGTCGCCTTTGGCCCGATCCGCGTACGCGGTGCGAAGAAAGAAGACGCACAGCGCCTGGCGCGCGAGCTGCTGGGTAAAGTAGGCCTGGCCGAACGCGCCAACCACTTCCCGTCCGAGCTCTCCGGTGGCCAGCAGCAGCGCGTGGCGATTGCCCGTGCGCTGGCGGTTAAACCGAAGATGATGCTGTTTGATGAGCCGACCTCCGCGCTCGACCCGGAACTCCGTCATGAAGTGTTGAAAGTGATGCAGGACCTGGCCGAAGAGGGCATGACCATGGTGATCGTGACCCATGAAGTCGGCTTCGCGCAGAAGGTGGCCTCACGGCTGATCTTTATCGATAAAGGCCGGATTGCCGAAGACGGTAACCCGGACGAGCTGATCACTAACCCGCCAAGCGCACGCCTGCGCGAGTTCCTGCAGCACGTTTCTTAA